One bacterium DNA segment encodes these proteins:
- a CDS encoding inorganic phosphate transporter: MSDQLLLILIIAAALMYDFVNGFHDAANAIATTVYTHALSPRNAIIMARTLNFVGALTHTAVAYTIGKGVVDSNFITLPLLFAAVMGAVLWGYFTWYFGLPSSSTHALIGGLAGVALFENGFDFSVLIESGMRKILIAMVISPIAGIVIGLILITILSWIVWRMHYRTTAKFFKRLQVVSAAFVSTTHGMNDAQNAMGVIAIALMSAGAITEFHVPMWVRIASAFMIGLGTSVGGWRIMKTMGRKMTRLSEPIDGCAAETASGTVILVASLIGAPISTTQVATGSIAGTAMAYRIGNVRWSVMANILLAWVFTFPGAAFFGVLVLLLMRLFTG; encoded by the coding sequence ATGTCTGATCAGCTTCTCCTGATTCTGATTATTGCCGCCGCGTTGATGTACGACTTCGTGAACGGATTTCACGACGCCGCCAATGCTATCGCGACCACTGTATATACCCATGCCCTCTCGCCTCGTAACGCGATCATCATGGCGCGAACGCTCAACTTCGTCGGAGCTTTGACACATACCGCAGTCGCCTATACAATCGGCAAGGGAGTGGTTGACAGTAACTTCATTACCCTGCCGCTTCTGTTCGCCGCAGTGATGGGGGCGGTACTCTGGGGATACTTTACTTGGTATTTTGGTTTGCCTTCATCTTCGACTCACGCCTTGATTGGCGGCTTGGCTGGGGTTGCACTATTCGAGAACGGTTTCGACTTCTCTGTACTCATCGAGTCGGGCATGCGCAAGATTCTGATCGCGATGGTAATTTCACCGATCGCGGGGATTGTGATTGGATTGATACTCATCACAATTCTCAGTTGGATTGTCTGGCGAATGCACTATCGAACAACCGCAAAATTCTTCAAACGGTTGCAGGTCGTGTCAGCGGCCTTCGTGTCCACAACGCACGGCATGAATGACGCTCAGAACGCGATGGGTGTGATTGCGATTGCATTGATGTCTGCCGGCGCTATCACCGAGTTTCACGTGCCGATGTGGGTGCGGATTGCTTCAGCGTTCATGATCGGACTGGGAACTTCCGTTGGCGGCTGGCGCATTATGAAGACAATGGGGCGCAAGATGACGCGCTTGAGCGAACCAATCGACGGTTGCGCTGCCGAAACAGCCTCTGGAACAGTCATTTTGGTCGCATCGCTGATCGGTGCGCCGATTTCGACGACTCAGGTCGCTACTGGATCAATCGCCGGTACAGCCATGGCTTATCGAATTGGAAATGTTCGCTGGTCAGTAATGGCTAATATTCTGCTCGCTTGGGTATTCACATTTCCCGGCGCCGCGTTTTTTGGAGTGTTAGTGCTGTTACTTATGCGGCTTTTCACCGGCTAA
- a CDS encoding DUF47 family protein has translation MTELSLFGRLRKLRILPPRDEEVYAIFEQIGDTITEAALLLTELFNPDNRNGQELAYQIENCLTKCLQLGETVEDTLARAQQPPFARTEIAQFANNCVHIVKFINHAANRYVIYDIPSSDKEMRELAAIIREACDHIEGAVKSLRKDRRIEPFSRAVDQLETRADEIYHGGLHRRFQEIRTDRSNLESRIQDTPPTAEPQAILNLISANVEYTRHVAVFFILRQVYAELERAIDSCTDATDTLKRMVSDNV, from the coding sequence ATGACCGAATTGAGCCTGTTTGGGCGATTGCGCAAATTGCGTATTCTGCCGCCACGGGATGAAGAAGTGTATGCGATCTTCGAACAGATTGGCGATACGATCACAGAAGCGGCACTACTTCTCACAGAGCTGTTTAACCCCGACAATCGCAATGGCCAGGAATTGGCTTACCAGATAGAGAACTGCCTGACAAAATGTCTGCAATTGGGCGAGACAGTCGAGGACACGCTGGCGCGAGCGCAACAGCCGCCGTTCGCCCGGACCGAGATTGCTCAGTTCGCTAACAACTGCGTCCATATTGTCAAGTTCATCAACCATGCTGCCAATCGCTATGTCATCTATGACATTCCGTCTTCTGACAAGGAGATGAGAGAGCTGGCAGCGATCATACGCGAAGCCTGTGATCACATAGAGGGAGCTGTTAAGTCCTTGAGAAAGGACCGGCGAATCGAGCCGTTCTCGCGTGCGGTCGATCAACTCGAGACAAGAGCCGACGAAATCTATCACGGCGGATTGCATCGTCGCTTCCAAGAGATTCGCACAGACCGTTCAAACCTTGAGTCGAGAATTCAGGATACGCCGCCGACTGCCGAGCCGCAGGCAATACTGAATTTGATTTCGGCAAACGTCGAATATACCCGCCATGTGGCTGTGTTCTTCATTCTGCGCCAGGTGTATGCGGAACTCGAGCGCGCCATCGACTCTTGCACTGACGCTACCGACACGCTGAAGCGTATGGTCTCGGACAATGTCTGA
- the phoU gene encoding phosphate signaling complex protein PhoU yields the protein MQHLRREVDRLKRKLLALSAYVEESVQRAVKSVSERDEKLAQRVIDTDFEIDEMEVDVEEDCLKILALHQPVAIDLRFIIAVLKINNDLERIGDLAVNIAERAVSLSKRDKINSPFDFQTMAERVQKMLQKALDALVNGDAKLAREVLVSDDEIDEMNRQMYDSIKMGIRQDPDNVDTLIQVLAISRNLERIADHTSNIAEDVIYMVDGDIIRHGHRQY from the coding sequence ATGCAGCATTTACGTCGTGAAGTTGACAGACTCAAGAGAAAACTACTGGCGCTCAGCGCTTACGTGGAGGAGTCTGTTCAACGCGCGGTCAAATCTGTTTCAGAACGCGATGAGAAACTCGCTCAACGCGTCATCGACACCGATTTCGAGATCGACGAGATGGAAGTTGATGTTGAGGAGGATTGCCTAAAAATTCTTGCTCTTCATCAGCCGGTCGCAATCGATCTACGCTTCATTATCGCGGTTCTCAAAATCAATAACGATCTTGAACGCATCGGCGATCTCGCAGTTAACATCGCCGAGCGAGCAGTATCACTCTCCAAACGCGACAAGATTAACTCGCCCTTCGATTTCCAAACAATGGCCGAAAGAGTACAGAAAATGCTGCAAAAGGCGCTTGATGCACTCGTAAACGGCGATGCCAAACTCGCCCGCGAAGTGCTTGTTTCGGATGACGAGATCGATGAAATGAACCGGCAGATGTATGATTCAATCAAAATGGGGATTCGCCAGGACCCAGACAACGTCGACACGCTGATACAAGTGCTTGCTATTTCACGCAATCTCGAGCGAATTGCCGATCATACCAGCAATATCGCCGAAGATGTCATCTATATGGTCGATGGCGACATTATCCGCCATGGACATCGACAATACTAA
- a CDS encoding phosphate ABC transporter ATP-binding protein — translation MPPDTIDSIKVKMEVRGLNFFYGTNQALRDVSIDIEEKKVTAFIGPSGCGKSTFLRTLNRMNETIPGTKMNGSVKLDNIDVYNGFRDVSQLRTRVGMVFQKSNPFPKSIFDNVAYGLRVNGIKDKGLIAEAVEETLKKAFLWEEVKDKLNVSAYMLSGGQQQRLCIARALAVRPEVLLMDEPASALDPISTSKIEDLIGELKKNYTIVIVTHNMQQAGRISDSTAFFYEGHLVEFGPTRQIFTKPLKKQTEDYITGRFG, via the coding sequence ATGCCTCCTGATACAATCGACAGCATCAAGGTCAAGATGGAAGTTCGCGGTTTGAACTTCTTCTACGGGACAAACCAAGCGTTGCGCGATGTCTCCATCGACATCGAAGAGAAGAAGGTCACCGCCTTTATCGGACCGTCCGGTTGCGGCAAATCAACGTTCTTGCGAACTCTCAATCGGATGAACGAAACAATTCCCGGTACAAAGATGAACGGTTCGGTGAAGCTCGACAATATCGATGTCTACAATGGTTTTCGCGATGTGTCGCAATTGCGAACCCGTGTTGGTATGGTCTTTCAGAAATCGAATCCATTTCCCAAGTCGATCTTTGATAACGTCGCCTATGGTCTGCGAGTTAATGGAATTAAGGACAAAGGTTTGATTGCCGAAGCAGTAGAGGAGACTCTCAAGAAGGCGTTTCTTTGGGAAGAAGTCAAAGACAAGCTAAACGTCAGCGCTTATATGCTTTCCGGCGGCCAACAGCAGCGCCTGTGCATTGCACGTGCTCTCGCGGTGCGTCCGGAAGTTCTTCTCATGGACGAGCCGGCATCGGCGCTCGATCCGATCTCAACTTCGAAAATTGAAGATCTGATTGGTGAATTGAAAAAAAACTATACAATTGTCATTGTGACTCATAACATGCAGCAAGCCGGTCGAATTTCCGACTCGACCGCGTTCTTTTATGAGGGTCATCTGGTAGAATTTGGACCCACCAGACAGATTTTCACTAAACCTCTAAAGAAACAGACCGAAGATTACATCACTGGCCGTTTCGGTTGA
- the pstA gene encoding phosphate ABC transporter permease PstA, with translation MSRVPTLPEPTSFVSKLEFQPKTQGYFPRGLTLAATIIVILMLVVILGNVIFGGIGTISWEFLSQAPEQGLEAGGIFPAIIGTVFLVILMVITGVPIGVMTAVYLQEYTSPDSKITRLIRIAINNLAGVPSIVFGLFGLGFFIGFIGNNIDSLVLNSPTPIWGQPAIIWAALTLAMLTLPVVIISTEEALKVIPRELKDASYALGATKLQTIVRILIPQALPGIFTGAILAVSRGAGEVAPIMFTGAAYYLPYLPDKLTDQFMELGYHVFVMATQSPDVDKTLPILYGTVLVLLVLTFLLNFVAIMIRSRIRSRRVSA, from the coding sequence ATGAGTCGCGTTCCTACCTTGCCAGAGCCAACTAGCTTCGTCTCCAAGTTAGAGTTCCAACCCAAAACACAGGGGTATTTCCCGCGTGGGCTCACGCTTGCGGCAACGATTATCGTTATTCTGATGTTAGTTGTCATCCTCGGTAATGTCATCTTTGGCGGTATCGGGACAATCAGCTGGGAGTTCCTTTCGCAGGCGCCCGAGCAGGGGCTTGAAGCCGGCGGAATCTTTCCGGCGATTATTGGCACCGTATTTCTTGTGATCTTGATGGTCATTACCGGTGTTCCGATCGGAGTGATGACTGCAGTCTACCTTCAGGAATACACCAGCCCCGACTCAAAAATCACTCGCTTAATCAGAATCGCAATCAACAACCTTGCCGGAGTACCATCGATTGTCTTTGGACTTTTTGGATTGGGGTTCTTCATCGGATTTATTGGCAACAACATTGACTCGCTCGTTCTCAATTCTCCAACACCAATCTGGGGACAGCCGGCTATCATCTGGGCTGCGCTGACATTAGCGATGCTGACTCTGCCGGTAGTAATCATTTCGACGGAAGAGGCGCTAAAAGTCATTCCGCGCGAGCTCAAAGATGCCTCTTATGCGCTCGGTGCGACCAAATTGCAGACAATTGTTAGAATACTCATACCGCAGGCGCTTCCCGGTATCTTTACCGGAGCGATTTTGGCAGTAAGCCGCGGCGCCGGCGAAGTTGCGCCGATTATGTTTACTGGTGCCGCATACTATCTACCCTACTTGCCCGACAAACTCACCGACCAGTTTATGGAACTTGGCTACCATGTGTTTGTCATGGCGACTCAGTCACCCGACGTCGACAAGACATTGCCGATTCTTTACGGCACCGTTTTGGTGTTGCTTGTTCTGACGTTTCTGCTAAATTTTGTGGCGATCATGATCCGATCGCGGATTAGGTCGCGGCGGGTCAGTGCATAG
- the pstC gene encoding phosphate ABC transporter permease subunit PstC — protein MDARYQFKPKSKWREKLGEKFIAINAFSALIGITLIFVFIFKEAIPIFTSAEVHEEVTFDKMLTAQVWKEGQEAKHTWQPNSNIPKYSLMPLFVGTLKAALIAMLIAAPLGIGAAIYSSEFASKRMREIIKPVIELLAGIPSVVLGFFALIILATLLQDLFGLTYRLNALNAGIALGIAIIPIIFTISEDAMNSVPSSLRDAARALGANPWQVSFTMVLPAAMPGIAAGIVLGFGRAIGETMIVLMASGNAAILSGSFVESIRTLSATIAAELAEVVFGSPHYNVLFLIGTLLFLFTFVTNLGGELVLARLKTRFQGRAR, from the coding sequence ATGGACGCACGCTATCAGTTCAAACCCAAGTCAAAGTGGCGGGAGAAACTTGGCGAGAAATTCATCGCCATCAATGCTTTCTCCGCGCTGATTGGAATCACGCTGATATTTGTGTTCATCTTCAAGGAAGCGATTCCGATCTTTACCAGCGCTGAAGTCCATGAAGAAGTCACATTCGACAAAATGTTGACTGCTCAGGTGTGGAAAGAGGGGCAAGAAGCGAAACATACCTGGCAGCCAAACTCCAATATTCCCAAGTACTCCCTGATGCCGCTTTTTGTCGGCACTCTCAAAGCAGCATTGATAGCAATGTTAATTGCCGCGCCGTTAGGAATTGGCGCCGCAATTTATTCGTCGGAGTTTGCATCGAAGCGAATGCGAGAGATAATAAAACCGGTTATTGAATTGCTCGCGGGAATACCATCGGTTGTGCTGGGGTTTTTTGCCTTAATCATACTTGCGACGCTCTTGCAGGACCTGTTCGGCTTGACTTATCGGCTAAACGCGCTCAATGCCGGTATTGCACTTGGCATTGCCATTATCCCGATCATCTTCACAATTTCCGAGGACGCGATGAACTCCGTCCCCAGTTCCTTGCGGGATGCCGCACGCGCGCTGGGCGCCAATCCGTGGCAAGTTTCCTTCACGATGGTCCTGCCGGCGGCAATGCCGGGGATCGCAGCAGGCATTGTTCTCGGCTTCGGGCGTGCAATCGGTGAAACAATGATCGTTTTGATGGCTTCGGGAAATGCCGCGATCTTGTCGGGCAGTTTTGTCGAGTCGATTCGCACTCTTTCTGCGACAATCGCGGCTGAATTGGCTGAAGTTGTGTTTGGCAGCCCACACTATAACGTGTTGTTTTTGATAGGGACCTTGCTCTTCCTCTTCACATTCGTTACGAATCTCGGCGGAGAACTTGTCCTTGCCAGATTGAAGACTCGCTTTCAGGGAAGGGCACGATGA
- a CDS encoding phosphate ABC transporter substrate-binding protein, producing MRKSLLTLMFAGILTVSVTAANITMKGSDTMVRLGQRWAEEYMKKNPGSVIQVSGGGSGTGIAALFNGTTDICMASRDMKPKEYADAKAKNLGVARIAVALDGIAIFLNKENPVADLSISQLRAIYTGELTNWKEVGGPDATIILYGRENNSGTYAYFKEHVLQEDDFADRCQTLPGTASVVNALTKDTKGIGYGGIAWATTVKHAGVKSTDTSKAVHPTMEAVSSGEYPISRELYFFLRGEPTVEVKNFINWALSPEGQKVAESADYIPLKAEAAKANVLK from the coding sequence ATGAGAAAATCACTTTTGACATTAATGTTTGCAGGAATACTCACGGTATCAGTCACAGCCGCCAACATCACAATGAAGGGCTCCGATACGATGGTTCGCCTTGGACAGCGCTGGGCTGAAGAGTATATGAAAAAGAATCCCGGCAGCGTGATCCAAGTATCCGGAGGTGGTTCGGGAACCGGAATTGCCGCCTTGTTTAATGGAACAACGGACATCTGTATGGCTTCACGCGACATGAAGCCAAAGGAATATGCTGATGCCAAAGCGAAGAATCTTGGTGTAGCGCGCATTGCGGTTGCACTGGATGGAATTGCTATCTTTCTGAACAAAGAGAATCCTGTGGCCGACTTGTCAATCTCTCAGTTGAGAGCGATCTATACCGGCGAGCTTACGAACTGGAAAGAGGTCGGCGGCCCCGATGCCACGATCATTCTCTACGGACGTGAGAACAACTCTGGTACCTATGCTTACTTCAAGGAACACGTCCTTCAAGAAGACGACTTTGCTGATCGTTGCCAGACTCTTCCGGGAACCGCATCAGTGGTTAACGCTCTCACCAAGGACACAAAGGGAATCGGCTATGGCGGTATCGCTTGGGCGACTACCGTCAAGCATGCCGGTGTAAAATCGACTGACACGAGCAAGGCAGTCCATCCCACGATGGAAGCGGTATCAAGCGGCGAGTATCCGATTTCGCGCGAGCTTTATTTCTTCCTTCGCGGCGAACCGACAGTCGAAGTAAAGAACTTCATCAATTGGGCATTATCGCCTGAAGGCCAGAAAGTCGCCGAATCGGCGGATTACATTCCATTGAAGGCCGAAGCTGCCAAAGCGAACGTGCTGAAGTAG
- a CDS encoding PAS domain-containing protein yields MARKRLLWQIYPSYLLITAVSLIAVSWYAYHSLREFYKDHIIADMQSRAALVERAITPPLIESDLQRVDALCKELGTKSAVYLTVIAANGVVLGDSHGDPANLESQSGRGEVESALSGSIGVDRRFASRFNSEMLFVAVPAVDKGKVLAAVRIAVPASFLDEALDGVYWRLGVGGLIVALFAAAVSVLVARNISKPLLEIKAGAERIAQGDLESRVAVPEFQEIAGLAVAMNQMAVQLSDRFRTVQRQNLEQEAIVSNMLEGVIAMDADQKLISLNRAAARFLGLEAEDAIGKSILEVIRNSDLQRLIAKTFVVGEPVEGDVTLTDPVHGEKFLQAHGTLMRDSEREVIGALLVLNDVTRTKKLENLRRDFVANVSHELKTPITSIKGFVETLIEGTTMSVEESQRFLQIIARQANRLHAIIEDLLKLSRIEQESERGEIALELERLHEVLQAAITSCELKAATKQIKITLSCSETIQARINAPLLEQAIVNLIENAIKYSEPNTEVAISAGISDKLLLISVRDQGNGIAKEHLPRLFERFYTVDKARSRAQGGTGLGLAIVKHIVLSHGGNIGVQSELGKGSNFTISLPRA; encoded by the coding sequence GTGGCCCGTAAGCGGCTACTTTGGCAAATCTATCCTTCTTATTTGCTGATTACCGCAGTATCGCTTATTGCGGTAAGTTGGTATGCCTACCATTCACTGCGAGAATTCTACAAAGATCACATCATTGCGGACATGCAATCGCGGGCCGCACTCGTCGAGCGAGCAATTACGCCGCCTCTTATAGAATCTGACCTTCAACGCGTCGATGCACTTTGCAAGGAGTTAGGAACAAAGTCGGCAGTGTATTTGACGGTGATTGCTGCAAACGGCGTGGTTCTCGGCGATTCGCATGGCGATCCGGCCAACCTCGAGAGTCAGTCCGGCAGAGGCGAGGTCGAGTCAGCGCTTTCCGGTTCAATTGGAGTTGATCGCAGATTTGCAAGTCGCTTCAATTCGGAGATGCTCTTTGTCGCGGTGCCCGCCGTGGACAAGGGGAAAGTACTCGCAGCCGTTAGAATTGCCGTACCCGCATCATTTCTTGATGAAGCTTTAGACGGCGTATACTGGCGGCTTGGAGTCGGCGGTTTAATCGTCGCACTGTTTGCCGCGGCTGTCAGCGTTCTGGTAGCCAGGAATATCAGCAAACCGCTTTTGGAGATTAAGGCCGGAGCCGAGAGAATCGCACAGGGTGATCTCGAGAGTCGAGTCGCCGTTCCGGAATTCCAGGAAATCGCCGGACTGGCAGTTGCCATGAACCAGATGGCCGTGCAACTGAGCGACCGATTTCGAACCGTCCAGCGTCAGAATCTGGAGCAGGAAGCGATTGTCTCAAACATGCTCGAGGGCGTTATTGCGATGGACGCCGATCAGAAGTTGATTAGTCTCAATCGTGCCGCTGCCCGGTTTCTTGGTCTGGAAGCAGAAGATGCAATCGGAAAGAGCATTCTCGAGGTTATTCGTAACAGCGACCTGCAAAGATTGATCGCCAAGACTTTTGTAGTTGGTGAGCCGGTTGAAGGTGATGTCACTTTGACCGATCCGGTTCACGGTGAGAAATTCCTGCAAGCCCACGGTACGCTTATGCGAGATTCAGAGCGGGAAGTTATCGGAGCGCTCTTGGTGCTGAATGATGTAACTCGCACGAAAAAGTTAGAAAATCTTCGCCGCGACTTTGTGGCAAACGTTTCGCACGAGTTGAAGACACCGATCACGTCGATCAAAGGCTTTGTAGAGACTCTGATTGAAGGCACGACGATGAGTGTCGAAGAATCGCAGCGGTTCCTTCAGATTATAGCCCGGCAGGCAAACCGCTTGCACGCCATTATTGAAGACTTGCTGAAATTGTCTCGCATTGAGCAGGAATCGGAGCGAGGTGAAATCGCTCTTGAGTTGGAGCGACTTCACGAAGTGCTGCAAGCAGCGATAACTTCCTGTGAGCTGAAAGCTGCGACCAAACAGATCAAGATAACACTCAGTTGCTCCGAGACGATTCAGGCGCGCATTAACGCGCCGTTGCTGGAGCAGGCAATTGTCAATCTTATCGAAAACGCGATCAAGTACAGCGAGCCGAATACTGAGGTTGCGATTTCAGCGGGTATCAGCGATAAACTGCTGCTAATCAGCGTTCGCGATCAAGGCAACGGTATTGCCAAAGAACACTTACCCCGGTTATTCGAAAGATTCTACACAGTGGACAAAGCTCGTAGTCGCGCTCAAGGCGGCACCGGGCTTGGGTTGGCTATTGTAAAGCACATAGTCTTGTCGCACGGTGGCAATATTGGCGTTCAAAGCGAGCTTGGCAAGGGCAGCAACTTCACCATAAGTCTCCCTCGGGCATAG
- a CDS encoding response regulator transcription factor, whose product MAKDNILVIEDEEDILELINYNLGKEGYRVTGVTSGEDGLKSARNNLPSLVVLDVMLPGLDGLEVCKMLKNDGKTQHIPIIMLTAKSEESDVVTGLEVGADDYITKPFSPKILIARIRNILRRKAREADRAVTTIKVHDIVIHPGRHEVMVAGKSVDLTLTEFQILQFLARHPGWVFTRYQIVNEIRGDETIVTDRSVDVQIVGLRKKLGDAGQYIETVRGVGYKFRE is encoded by the coding sequence ATGGCGAAAGATAATATCCTGGTTATTGAAGACGAGGAAGATATTCTTGAGCTGATTAACTATAATCTCGGAAAAGAAGGCTATCGCGTAACCGGAGTGACATCCGGCGAGGATGGTCTCAAATCAGCCAGAAATAATCTCCCCAGCCTTGTTGTTCTTGACGTTATGCTGCCGGGCCTCGATGGTTTGGAAGTCTGCAAAATGCTCAAGAACGACGGCAAGACTCAGCACATTCCGATCATTATGTTGACCGCCAAGAGCGAAGAATCGGACGTTGTCACCGGTCTGGAAGTTGGCGCCGACGACTACATCACCAAACCTTTCAGCCCAAAAATTCTGATCGCCAGAATCCGCAATATCCTGCGCCGCAAAGCCAGAGAAGCTGACCGGGCAGTGACCACAATCAAGGTCCACGATATTGTGATACATCCGGGTCGTCATGAAGTCATGGTTGCCGGCAAGTCGGTTGATCTGACTTTGACGGAATTCCAGATACTACAATTCCTTGCCCGCCATCCGGGTTGGGTGTTTACACGATACCAGATCGTCAATGAGATTCGCGGTGATGAAACTATTGTCACCGACCGCTCAGTTGACGTACAAATAGTGGGACTGCGAAAGAAACTTGGCGACGCAGGCCAATACATCGAAACTGTGCGCGGCGTAGGTTACAAATTTCGGGAGTAA
- the hypE gene encoding hydrogenase expression/formation protein HypE yields MAHGGGGTLMHQLLERVIVAPIDNALLASRHDASVLQVGQSKLAFTTDSFVVSPLFFPGGDIGKLAVCGTVNDLAMAGAKPLYLSLALIIEEGLPIETLSRVMESIRATAADCGVQIVTGDTKVVERGKGDGLFINTAGIGLVEHDQVIAPSKVTSGDVIILSGDIGRHGIAIMAQRENLGLESTVVSDCALLHREVLALLAGGIEIHCLRDLTRGGLASALVEIAQSARMEIEINESSIAVSEPVRAACELLGFDPLHVANEGRFLAIVPGKAVDEAVKILKSLSPENSPQIIGTVCKSNDSQVVLVTPYGGKRVVNMLSGEQLPRIC; encoded by the coding sequence ATGGCTCACGGCGGCGGCGGGACATTGATGCATCAGCTGTTGGAGCGCGTCATTGTAGCGCCGATTGACAATGCGTTGCTCGCTTCGCGGCACGATGCTTCGGTATTGCAGGTCGGTCAATCGAAACTCGCCTTCACAACCGATTCGTTTGTTGTCAGTCCGCTCTTCTTCCCCGGCGGAGATATCGGCAAGCTTGCTGTTTGCGGTACCGTGAATGATCTCGCTATGGCCGGCGCGAAGCCTCTCTATTTGAGTCTTGCATTGATAATAGAAGAAGGGCTTCCGATCGAAACACTGAGCCGCGTAATGGAGTCGATTCGTGCAACCGCAGCCGATTGCGGAGTGCAGATTGTTACCGGGGATACCAAGGTAGTCGAGCGAGGCAAAGGCGATGGGCTTTTCATTAACACTGCCGGAATCGGATTGGTAGAACATGATCAAGTGATTGCTCCATCGAAAGTGACAAGCGGCGATGTGATAATCCTCTCCGGGGATATCGGCAGGCACGGTATCGCGATAATGGCGCAACGCGAGAATCTGGGACTTGAATCGACAGTGGTGAGCGACTGTGCGCTATTACATCGCGAAGTGCTTGCGCTGTTGGCTGGCGGAATTGAAATACATTGCCTAAGAGACCTGACTCGCGGTGGATTGGCGAGTGCATTAGTTGAGATTGCCCAATCGGCAAGGATGGAAATCGAAATCAATGAGAGTTCAATCGCCGTATCCGAGCCGGTACGGGCAGCGTGCGAATTGCTCGGCTTCGATCCGCTCCACGTAGCAAACGAAGGTCGATTTTTGGCAATTGTACCCGGCAAAGCGGTTGACGAAGCTGTTAAAATTCTAAAGTCTCTGTCCCCTGAGAACTCGCCGCAGATAATCGGTACGGTGTGTAAGTCCAATGACTCGCAGGTGGTACTCGTTACGCCTTACGGAGGCAAACGAGTAGTAAATATGTTGTCCGGCGAGCAGCTTCCGCGCATTTGTTAA
- the hypD gene encoding hydrogenase formation protein HypD, translated as MKYIDEYRDAEAALALAAEIKKITTRDWTIMEICGGQTHSIVKHGIDQLLPSRITLVHGPGCPVCVTPIEAIDTACELAARPNIILCSFGDMLRVPGSHTDLLKVKAGGGDVRIVYSPLDALETAKRNPEKEIIFFAVGFETTAPANAMAVYRAAKEHVTNYSQLVSQVTVPAAMAAILGDEENLVNGFLAAGHVCAVTGYDEYYPLAERYSVPIVVTGFEPTDLLHGILMCVRQLEEGRHEVENQYSRAVSRLGNQPAQEVMREVYEISDRNWRGIGVIPGSGLRLRDRYAAFDAERKFEIHSVPTADSADCISGTILRGQRKPTDCPAFGTRCTPESPLGATMVSSEGACAAYYRYRAKS; from the coding sequence ATGAAATACATCGACGAGTATCGTGATGCCGAAGCCGCATTGGCGCTGGCTGCGGAAATAAAGAAGATCACCACTCGCGATTGGACGATCATGGAAATCTGCGGCGGGCAAACGCATTCCATCGTCAAACACGGCATCGACCAGTTGCTGCCGTCCCGTATCACGTTAGTGCATGGCCCCGGTTGCCCGGTTTGCGTCACACCGATAGAAGCTATTGATACTGCCTGTGAACTGGCAGCTCGGCCAAACATCATACTCTGCTCGTTCGGCGATATGCTTCGAGTGCCCGGCTCGCATACTGACCTGCTCAAGGTCAAAGCCGGAGGTGGTGACGTTCGAATAGTCTATTCACCTTTGGATGCGCTTGAAACAGCAAAGAGGAACCCCGAAAAGGAAATCATCTTCTTCGCGGTGGGATTCGAGACAACGGCTCCGGCAAACGCTATGGCGGTGTACCGCGCGGCCAAGGAGCACGTCACCAACTACTCGCAATTGGTTTCGCAAGTCACTGTTCCGGCAGCAATGGCGGCCATACTAGGAGACGAAGAGAATCTCGTAAACGGATTTCTCGCTGCGGGGCATGTGTGTGCGGTGACCGGCTATGACGAATACTATCCGTTGGCGGAGAGGTATAGCGTTCCCATCGTAGTGACCGGATTCGAACCTACGGATTTGCTTCACGGAATCTTGATGTGCGTTCGTCAATTGGAGGAGGGACGCCATGAAGTCGAAAATCAGTACTCACGAGCTGTCAGTAGATTGGGCAACCAGCCTGCTCAAGAAGTTATGCGCGAAGTCTACGAAATCTCCGATCGAAACTGGCGCGGAATTGGTGTCATACCGGGAAGTGGTTTGAGATTACGCGATAGATATGCAGCATTTGATGCTGAACGTAAATTCGAAATTCACTCCGTTCCAACCGCCGATTCCGCCGACTGCATCAGCGGGACAATACTCCGAGGTCAGCGCAAACCGACCGACTGTCCTGCATTTGGGACACGATGTACACCGGAATCGCCTTTGGGAGCTACAATGGTTTCGAGCGAAGGCGCTTGCGCGGCGTATTACCGGTACCGAGCAAAGTCTTAG